A single region of the Lycium barbarum isolate Lr01 chromosome 2, ASM1917538v2, whole genome shotgun sequence genome encodes:
- the LOC132626650 gene encoding uncharacterized protein LOC132626650 codes for MGAEKHGSKSGGGYVGGFLQLFDWNAKSRKKLFSSKSDIPEQPKQKKRCDGNLPVTRVRLNNEDAGSSVKGSSDYSCASSVTDEEYYGIKPAGVVARLMGLDCMPSSNFSEPYSTPFFDSQSLRSAPCLSSNLEYHQNFQTVYSSNLHEKMEALGRNSLEPKHQKIISRPIEKFQSEMLPPKSAKSIPITHCKLLSPIKSANYIPPQNAAHIMEAAARILDAGPHQATSKAKLSLNGSSSAPLKVKDLKERVEASQKIVTKIAEASRRPAESNASKCLKGQPMNKSWNGSADTTTTRQKDFSDSDESFVVDKTKGKSISLALQAKANVQKREGLYQGSSRTVLVEKEPSKGNSNQLFTSQPSTEKNTHKKPSVHYSSSVLRQNNQKQNSIADRGKSPSKQFLSNSQGKQTLSGDSSFTRQRSSGKMAENSKVSSRRLSREADDTKEETYSCTKSVSRKKRPSDGDIQYEKNQAAGSMFTHKSGKLIQSGTFMDREISWGENSKGKGTDIISFTFNAPLTRSIPTPEPPREALEKSHEFSTDFRIKKAPFGHNLSGGDALSSLLDQKLRELSYVVESSSQKTGTSSSSSSIFQDLSPAPNGLLKTTRNHDNMEVDDLVSCCNPGFSSTGQHRHQGFEEELSSEYGSTDRKVFGSRFPSPISVLEHSFLTDSCNSSDTAESNNTGASKQSSSVQAKEVFGIGSRKKFHSMEPDVDLLDSASSTSGKKERLMDPGKSPNWELEYVKDILCNIESMFMDFAVGRSHEIINPHLFDQLERVNGRGHDELKERRKVVFDCVGECLDLRYKEYVKGGYDRWSKGVLVVRNKERLAEEVYREISGWSVMGNCMVDELVEKDMSSYFGRWLDFDIEAFELGIQIEKRLLNSLIDEVVADILVL; via the exons ATGGGTGCTGAGAAACACGGTTCCAAGAGTGGAGGAGGTTATGTTGGTGGTTTCCTGCAGTTATTTGATTGGAATGCAAAATCACGGAAGAAATTGTTCTCTAGCAAGTCTGACATACCAG AGCAACCCAAACAGAAGAAGAGATGTGATGGGAACTTGCCTGTGACTCGGGTTCGTCTG AACAATGAGGATGCTGGGTCCAGTGTCAAAGGAAGCAGTGATTACAGTTGTGCCTCGTCGGTGACTGACGAGGAATATTATGGAATCAAACCTGCTGGTGTTGTTGCAAGGCTTATGGGATTGGATTGCATGCCATCTTCTAATTTTTCAGAGCCTTACTCTACTCCGTTTTTCGATTCCCAGTCTCTAAGAAGCGCTCCTTGCCTTTCAAGTAACCTCGAGTACCACCAAAATTTTCAAACAGTATATTCCAGCAACCTCCATGAAAAGATGGAGGCTCTAGGCAGGAACTCATTGGAGCCAAAGCACCAGAAGATAATCAGCAGGCCCATCGAGAAGTTTCAATCGGAGATGTTGCCTCCTAAGTCGGCTAAATCAATCCCAATCACTCATTGTAAGCTTCTATCGCCAATCAAAAGTGCTAATTATATCCCACCTCAGAATGCCGCTCACATAATGGAAGCAGCCGCCAGAATACTTGACGCAGGACCTCATCAAGCTACTTCGAAAGCAAAACTGTCCCTAAATGGATCTTCTTCAGCTCCCTTGAAGGTAAAAGATTTAAAAGAAAGGGTTGAAGCTTCTCAAAAGATAGTAACCAAGATTGCTGAAGCTTCTCGAAGGCCAGCTGAGTCTAATGCTTCTAAGTGCCTTAAAGGGCAACCCATGAATAAGAGCTGGAATGGATCGGCAGATACAACAACAACCAGGCAGAAGGATTTCTCAGATTCTGATGAATCTTTTGTTGTAGATAAAACTAAAGGAAAATCTATTTCATTAGCTCTGCAAGCAAAAGCCAATGTCCAGAAAAGAGAGGGTCTATATCAAGGCAGTAGCAGAACTGTACTTGTCGAGAAAGAACCAAGTAAAGGCAATTCAAACCAGTTATTTACAAGCCAACCTAGTACAGAAAAGAACACGCACAAGAAGCCATCTGTACATTATAGTTCAAGTGTTCTGCGGCAGAATAATCAAAAACAAAATAGCATAGCTGATAGGGGGAAGTCACCTTCTAAGCAATTTCTTTCCAACTCACAAGGAAAACAAACACTTAGTGGTGATTCTTCCTTTACGCGACAGAGAAGCTCAGGTAAAATGGCTGAAAACTCTAAGGTCAGTTCTAGGAGGTTGAGCAGAGAGGCAGACGATACAAAGGAAGAAACATATTCTTGTACTAAAAGTGTGTCGCGTAAGAAACGGCCTAGTGACGGTGATATCCAATATGAGAAAAATCAGGCCGCTGGGAGCATGTTTACTCATAAAAGTGGAAAGTTGATTCAGTCTGGCACATTCATGGATAGGGAAATAAGCTGGGGTGAGAACAGTAAAGGGAAAGGGACAGACATTATTTCCTTTACATTCAATGCTCCCCTAACACGATCGATACCCACCCCTGAGCCCCCAAGAGAAGCATTAGAGAAAAGTCACGAGTTTAGCACAGATTTTCGAATTAAAAAGGCTCCTTTTGGGCATAACTTGAGTGGAGGGGATGCTTTGAGCAGTCTTTTGGATCAAAAGTTAAGAGAATTATCTTACGTAGTTGAGTCGTCAAGCCAGAAAACAGGAACATCCAGTAGTTCCTCATCAATTTTCCAGGATCTGTCACCAGCTCCGAATGGCTTATTGAAGACCACCAGGAACCATGATAACATGGAAGTGGATGATTTGGTCAGCTGCTGCAACCCCGGATTTTCTTCTACTGGGCAGCACAGGCATCAG GGGTTTGAAGAGGAACTGAGTAGTGAGTATGGCAGCACTGACAGGAAGGTGTTTGGCAGTCGGTTCCCAAGCCCTATATCTGTTCTTGAGCATTCTTTTCTTACTGACAGTTGCAATTCTTCAGATACTGCAGAAAGTAACAATACTGGAG CTAGCAAGCAAAGTTCATCAGTACAAGCTAAAGAAGTGTTTGGTATAGGCTCGCGGAAAAAGTTCCATTCTATGGAGCCTGATGTAGATTTGTTAGACTCTGCCTCTTCAACTTCTGGTAAAAAGGAAAGGTTGATGGATCCTGGGAAATCACCAAACTGGGAGCTGGAATATGTGAAGGATATACTATGCAATATTGAGTCGATGTTCATGGATTTTGCAGTGGGCAGGTCTCACGAGATCATCAATCCACACCTTTTTGATCAATTGGAAAGGGTAAATGGTCGTGGACATGATGAGTTAAAAGAAAGACGAAAGGTTGTATTTGATTGTGTGGGTGAATGCTTGGACTTAAGATATAAGGAGTATGTGAAGGGTGGATATGATAGATGGTCAAAAGGTGTATTGGTGGTCAGAAACAAGGAGAGGCTAGCAGAAGAAGTATATAGGGAAATTTCAGGGTGGAGTGTCATGGGAAACTGCATGGTTGATGAACTCGTAGAGAAGGACATGAGCAGCTACTTTGGAAGATGGCTCGACTTTGACATTGAAGCCTTTGAACTTGGAATACAGATCGAGAAACGATTGCTAAATTCATTGATTGATGAAGTAGTTGCTGACATCTTGGTACTCTAA